The following coding sequences lie in one Bacteroidota bacterium genomic window:
- a CDS encoding gliding motility-associated C-terminal domain-containing protein, whose protein sequence is MKRFKHFVFFIFCFTTSASIAQRGIDGNRIVSAAGTIVNEYTTLTADAAAGATTITVAASGLNANTRFGAGNNLAAGDLIMIIQMQGVSSSTSSSIEFPAGSGQFYGFPNDLTWGQITSYNNCGNYEFCQVRSVPTATTITIDCGLKNPYTSAGRVQVIRVPRYNTLTINSGGVLTCPAWAAGGIYTGGIVAVEVYGATVINAGGSITSTGLGFRGGSRVGDNVTTLGGGQVARNDATEGAEKGEGVFGYQADYNVIAGRFCRGAAGNAGGGGDAHNAGGGGGANAGTGVWDGEGNPDVSGGAGWIAAWNRDISVTFATHVSSGGGRGGYSFSSANRDATLEGPKPFQAAGSNLWGGDFRINNGGWGGRPLDYSTGKIFLGGGGGAGDQENNCGGSGGNGGGMVYIMSYGTISGAGTITANGAAGSNTTSSGVNFGIDAAGGGGGGGTIILNSIGTVSGITAAANGGVGGNQDVLPAVNEAEGPGGGGGGGYIAISTGVITATVNGGANGTTDSNAMTEFPPNGATRGGAGLTNQPISADTINVANTTICSGNTATLTANLVGSIPGTITWYSAQVAGTVLGTGATFTTPTLSTTTTYYVGFCPGTYTIPVTVTVNTSPTTSAAGLDQTVCATSATFAGNPALAGTGTWTLISGAGTITTPSSPTSAVTGLGLGANVFQWTITNPPCGTSTDQVTITSTGGPTTSVAGTAQTVCGTSATLAGNTPTTGTGTWTLVSGAGTITTPSSPTSGVTGLGVGPNVFQWSIASAPCPPSTSTVTITGVTAPTTANAGTPQTVCGTSATLAGNTATTGTGTWTLVSGAGTITTPSSPTSGVTGLGVGPNVFQWSIANAPCPASTSTVTITGVAAPTTANAGSAQTVCGTTATLAGNTATTGTGTWTLVSGAGTITTPSSPTSGITGLGVGPNVFQWSITNAPCVASNSTVTITGVAAPTTANAGTPQTVCGTTATLAGNTATTGTGTWTLVSGAGTITTPSSPTSGVTGLGVGPNIFQWSIANAPCPASTSTVTITGVAAPTTANAGTPQTVCGTTATLAGNTATTGTGTWTLVSGAGTITTPSSPTSGITGLGVGPNVFQWSITNAPCVASTSTVTITGVASPTAANAGTPQTICGTTATLAGNTPTTGTGTWTLVSGAGTITTPSSPTSGITGLGVGPNVFQWSITNAPCPASTSTVTITGTTAADATISSVTPICLGTPAFNLTAATAGGAWTGTGITSGASGTFNPATAGVGTYTITYTISGACGNVDTTIVTVLPNDDATISPIASLCVSATPTNLVAATVGGTWSGTGITDAVNGTFDPAVAGIGSYTITYSTPGICGSTDTVIVTVNSSSDATITSIAPICTGSSAFNLTAATAGGVWSGTGITSGATGTFDPTIAGIGVHIITYTISGTCGATDTASINVTAAANATITAISPICASTAPFNLTAANSGGTWSGTGITDPINGTFNPSLATPGVNTITYSISGACGDTATTTITVNALPVPTFTADVTSGCEPLCVTFNESATNTCTSMSYDFGDGNTSASSTFTNCYTSPGTYSVSITCTDANGCVGLATVTNMITVSPRPLANFTVSPSGVLPVGSTAVFTDISTNGGISFWNFGDPTSASNTSILTSDSHMYADAGIYCVLLIAGNTGGCVDSITICVDVADDATINTPNVFTPNNDGANDIFYFLTTSVKELNCSVYDRWGLKIAEWTSLNDAINGWDGRTTSGLIAPDGVYYYIMKANTANEKVIDQTGFIHLLKEK, encoded by the coding sequence ATGAAACGTTTTAAACACTTTGTATTTTTTATATTTTGTTTCACCACCTCTGCATCCATTGCTCAAAGGGGAATTGACGGCAACAGAATTGTATCTGCGGCAGGAACAATCGTGAATGAATATACCACATTGACTGCAGATGCTGCTGCAGGAGCCACAACCATAACTGTTGCTGCAAGCGGGTTAAATGCGAATACACGTTTTGGTGCAGGAAATAATTTGGCTGCAGGTGATTTAATTATGATTATTCAAATGCAGGGGGTTAGTTCTTCAACTAGTTCTTCTATCGAATTTCCTGCAGGAAGCGGCCAATTTTATGGTTTTCCGAATGACTTAACCTGGGGGCAAATCACAAGTTATAACAATTGCGGCAATTATGAATTTTGTCAAGTTCGTTCGGTACCAACCGCCACAACAATTACCATTGATTGTGGGTTAAAAAACCCTTATACTTCTGCAGGCAGAGTTCAAGTCATACGCGTACCAAGATACAATACATTAACAATAAATTCTGGGGGAGTCCTCACCTGTCCGGCTTGGGCAGCTGGTGGTATCTATACCGGAGGAATAGTGGCAGTTGAAGTGTATGGAGCCACAGTAATAAATGCGGGCGGGAGCATCACCTCAACAGGCTTAGGGTTCAGAGGTGGTTCTCGTGTAGGTGATAATGTTACAACTTTAGGAGGGGGGCAAGTTGCAAGAAATGATGCAACTGAAGGTGCTGAAAAGGGTGAAGGTGTATTTGGATATCAAGCTGACTATAATGTTATTGCAGGGAGATTCTGCAGAGGCGCAGCCGGTAATGCCGGTGGCGGTGGAGATGCACATAATGCAGGAGGAGGCGGTGGAGCAAATGCAGGAACTGGCGTTTGGGATGGAGAAGGTAATCCCGATGTTAGTGGAGGTGCCGGTTGGATTGCGGCTTGGAATCGAGATATTTCAGTGACGTTTGCCACTCACGTTTCTTCTGGAGGTGGTCGTGGAGGATATTCTTTTTCTTCTGCAAATAGAGATGCTACACTTGAAGGCCCAAAACCATTTCAGGCTGCCGGATCAAATTTATGGGGAGGCGACTTTAGAATTAATAATGGTGGATGGGGAGGAAGACCATTGGATTATTCAACTGGCAAAATATTCCTTGGTGGTGGCGGTGGAGCCGGTGATCAAGAAAACAATTGCGGTGGAAGTGGTGGAAATGGTGGCGGAATGGTTTATATTATGAGTTACGGAACAATTAGTGGCGCTGGTACAATTACGGCCAATGGTGCTGCAGGTTCAAACACAACTTCCTCAGGCGTAAACTTCGGAATTGATGCTGCCGGTGGCGGTGGCGGTGGCGGTACCATAATTTTGAATTCTATCGGAACCGTTTCAGGAATTACTGCTGCTGCAAATGGTGGAGTTGGTGGAAACCAAGACGTACTTCCTGCAGTAAATGAAGCAGAAGGACCAGGTGGCGGTGGTGGCGGTGGCTATATCGCTATTTCTACAGGAGTAATAACAGCAACTGTCAATGGTGGAGCAAACGGAACAACTGACTCAAATGCGATGACCGAATTCCCTCCAAATGGTGCGACAAGAGGTGGGGCAGGATTAACAAATCAACCTATTTCTGCAGATACTATTAATGTCGCTAATACAACCATCTGCTCGGGAAATACAGCTACATTGACAGCAAATTTAGTTGGTAGTATTCCTGGAACAATCACTTGGTACAGTGCGCAAGTTGCCGGAACCGTTTTAGGTACAGGAGCAACATTCACCACACCAACACTTTCAACAACTACAACTTATTATGTCGGATTTTGTCCAGGCACCTATACTATTCCAGTTACAGTGACGGTTAACACTTCCCCAACAACATCTGCTGCAGGTCTTGACCAAACTGTATGTGCAACATCTGCCACTTTTGCTGGAAACCCAGCCTTAGCAGGTACTGGAACATGGACATTAATCAGCGGAGCAGGAACAATCACTACACCTTCTTCCCCGACCTCAGCGGTTACCGGTCTTGGATTAGGAGCAAATGTTTTTCAGTGGACAATTACCAATCCTCCTTGTGGAACTTCAACTGATCAAGTTACAATTACCAGCACTGGTGGTCCAACAACATCCGTTGCCGGAACAGCTCAAACTGTTTGCGGAACCTCTGCTACACTTGCTGGAAACACACCAACAACAGGAACGGGAACATGGACCTTAGTGAGTGGTGCAGGAACAATTACAACACCTTCTTCACCTACTTCCGGTGTTACCGGATTGGGAGTTGGACCAAATGTATTTCAATGGAGCATTGCCAGCGCCCCTTGTCCACCTTCGACTTCAACAGTTACCATAACGGGTGTTACAGCTCCAACAACAGCTAACGCTGGAACTCCACAAACTGTTTGCGGAACTAGTGCTACACTTGCTGGAAATACAGCCACAACCGGAACTGGAACATGGACATTAGTGAGTGGTGCAGGCACCATTACAACACCCTCTTCACCTACTTCCGGGGTTACCGGATTAGGAGTAGGACCGAACGTCTTCCAATGGAGCATTGCCAATGCACCTTGCCCTGCTTCTACTTCTACCGTAACTATTACAGGAGTTGCTGCTCCAACAACTGCTAACGCTGGTTCAGCGCAAACAGTTTGCGGAACCACTGCTACACTTGCTGGAAATACAGCCACAACCGGAACTGGAACATGGACATTGGTGAGTGGTGCAGGAACAATTACCACACCTTCTTCACCTACTTCCGGTATCACCGGATTAGGAGTTGGACCAAATGTATTTCAATGGAGCATTACCAATGCACCTTGCGTTGCTTCTAATTCAACAGTTACAATAACAGGAGTTGCTGCTCCAACAACAGCTAACGCTGGAACTCCACAAACTGTTTGCGGAACCACTGCTACACTTGCTGGAAACACGGCTACAACAGGAACTGGAACATGGACCTTGGTGAGTGGTGCGGGAACAATTACCACTCCTTCTTCGCCAACTTCCGGTGTTACCGGATTGGGAGTTGGACCAAATATTTTTCAATGGAGCATTGCAAATGCCCCTTGCCCCGCTTCTACTTCTACCGTAACTATTACAGGAGTTGCTGCTCCAACTACTGCTAACGCTGGTACTCCGCAAACTGTTTGCGGAACCACTGCTACACTTGCTGGAAATACAGCCACAACCGGAACTGGAACATGGACCTTGGTGAGTGGTGCAGGAACAATCACAACACCGTCTTCACCTACTTCCGGTATCACCGGATTAGGAGTTGGACCAAATGTATTTCAATGGAGCATTACGAATGCCCCTTGCGTTGCTTCTACTTCAACAGTTACAATAACAGGAGTTGCTTCTCCAACTGCTGCTAATGCTGGTACACCGCAAACTATTTGTGGAACAACTGCTACGCTTGCAGGAAATACTCCAACAACCGGAACGGGAACGTGGACTTTAGTAAGTGGTGCTGGAACAATTACCACTCCTTCTTCACCAACTTCCGGTATCACCGGATTAGGAGTTGGACCAAATGTTTTTCAATGGAGCATTACGAATGCCCCTTGTCCTGCATCTACATCAACCGTTACGATAACAGGCACAACTGCTGCAGATGCTACCATTAGTAGCGTTACCCCTATTTGTCTCGGTACTCCTGCATTTAATTTAACAGCTGCAACTGCTGGAGGAGCATGGACAGGAACAGGAATCACTTCCGGGGCAAGTGGAACTTTTAACCCTGCCACTGCCGGAGTAGGAACATATACTATTACCTATACCATTTCTGGAGCTTGCGGAAATGTGGATACAACAATCGTGACGGTTCTTCCGAATGATGATGCTACAATCAGCCCTATTGCTTCTTTATGCGTAAGTGCAACTCCAACCAATTTGGTTGCTGCTACGGTTGGTGGGACCTGGAGTGGAACAGGAATTACAGATGCAGTAAATGGAACTTTTGACCCTGCCGTTGCAGGAATTGGTTCATATACCATCACCTATTCTACCCCTGGAATATGTGGTTCAACGGATACAGTAATTGTTACAGTTAATTCAAGCTCCGATGCAACAATTACTTCAATCGCACCAATTTGTACAGGCAGTTCCGCATTCAATTTAACAGCTGCTACTGCAGGAGGCGTATGGAGTGGCACAGGTATTACATCAGGTGCCACCGGTACATTTGACCCGACAATTGCAGGAATAGGTGTACATATTATTACTTACACTATTTCCGGAACATGTGGTGCAACTGACACGGCTTCCATCAATGTAACCGCAGCGGCAAATGCCACAATTACGGCTATTTCGCCAATTTGTGCAAGCACTGCACCCTTTAACTTAACAGCAGCAAATAGTGGTGGTACATGGAGTGGAACAGGAATTACAGATCCAATCAATGGAACATTTAATCCATCGTTGGCTACACCAGGAGTAAATACGATTACCTATTCTATTTCGGGAGCATGTGGCGATACAGCAACAACAACGATTACTGTAAATGCATTACCTGTTCCAACATTTACAGCGGATGTTACTAGCGGATGCGAGCCATTATGTGTGACATTTAACGAATCAGCGACTAACACCTGTACTTCGATGAGCTATGATTTTGGGGATGGTAATACATCAGCCTCTTCTACTTTTACAAATTGTTATACTTCTCCAGGAACCTACTCTGTATCCATCACCTGCACAGATGCAAATGGATGTGTAGGATTAGCTACTGTTACGAATATGATCACCGTTTCTCCTAGACCTCTAGCTAATTTTACGGTGTCACCAAGCGGAGTATTACCTGTTGGTTCAACAGCTGTATTTACTGATATCTCCACCAATGGAGGTATTTCATTTTGGAATTTTGGTGATCCGACATCAGCAAGCAATACATCTATTTTAACAAGCGACTCACATATGTATGCAGATGCGGGCATCTATTGTGTGCTTCTTATCGCAGGAAATACAGGAGGATGTGTTGATTCCATCACTATTTGTGTTGATGTTGCTGATGATGCTACCATTAACACGCCAAATGTTTTCACTCCAAATAATGATGGAGCAAACGACATTTTCTATTTTTTAACCACATCTGTTAAAGAACTAAACTGTTCTGTTTATGATCGATGGGGACTAAAAATAGCAGAGTGGACTTCCCTAAACGATGCGATAAATGGATGGGATGGACGAACAACGAGCGGACTTATTGCGCCAGACGGGGTGTATTACTATATTATGAAAGCAAATACCGCTAACGAAAAAGTAATTGATCAAACCGGATTTATACATTTATTAAAAGAAAAATAA